ATTTGAGGATTACAGTAGTTGTTGCATTGTTTTGATTGGTAATAGTAGTTGTTCAGTAGTAGTTACTGTtgtattataagaatgataacaacaatggtggcAGTAGTGGTGACATTATGCATTGCAGTTGTATGTACTGTTACCCTTTTTTCTTTGCTGCATATCccttctttgttatttctttactGCATCTCCTACTACAAGTGAATGTTCTTAGAATACTATTCAAGATTATTgcaattttaaaaaatgtttgtttTCCTGATGAGTTTATTTGATGAGAAAAGTGTTGTAATACCTAGATCCAGTGTGgcatatactatgtgcatatcttcattttataaagaaaaaaatagttttaaataagatattgaaaagaaacaaacaaaggagtTTTCCAGTCCTCACCTAACATAGATCAAAAATAGATTCAAACAAGGTATCTCAAAGAAACAAACCAAACTCTCCAATCTAACTACCTCTCAAATGCAACAGCTACAAGCCGAAGAAGAGAGACTCCTTTCAGAACTGTCCGAGGTGGAGGCTGAGCAGAAGGCTGCAAGAGAGGTTCTAGAGAAACACGAGGAGGAGAAAGCACgactggaggacgaggaggagagatacTGGAGGGAATACTGCACACACAAGTCTCAGCTCACAGCCATGGAAGATGAGAACAGAAGGTGTGCTGAAGTGTCTTggggttagattttttttttttttgatgatggtGGTAAAAGTAATTAGATTactatatttatgaaaatgaataatgatgaatgataagaTTATTATGTCAGTAGTTTAGTAGGATTTATTTAATCTagttattgattaatttattatgTAACCTAATAAATTTTAAGAATGAAGATAATTTTAATTGTTCACTGTCAGTATAAATATCTAGGTGTACATGGAAAAATACATGTATCAGAGAATCAGTCATGATAACAAAACTGACCTAAGAAGTCCACTATTTATAGAAATGGAAGTTGTATGCCTTATACTAACCTTTATGTTATTCCAAAGATTACATATTTGCTGACCACAATCCATTCACCAGCTTGAAGAGTCAGCTGAGCTACACACAGAACCAGCTGGAGAAGCTCAAGAAGACCAATGTATTCAACACCACCTTCCACATCTGGCACTCGGGCCACTTTGGCACCATCAACAACCTCCGCTTAGGACGGCTGCCAACGGCCCCAGTGACATGGCCAGAGATCAATGCAGCCTGGGGCCAGACAGTGCTGCTCCTGGCCTCACTCGCCAGAAAGATAGGACTGAAGTTCTCCAAGCACCGCCTGGTCCCTTATGGCAACCACTCGTATATTGAGGTTGGTTTGGCAGCGGTTTTCCTTGGTTGCATTAGGGAGCAGGAATTTAGtgtgaatttctttttcttttgtctactttttattcaattttctttttcatttcttttgtcacCTACTTTACTCTTACGTTCACATCTCTGTAGTGATTTTCCTCAACTTTTGTCACagatttccttctcctctctctctctctctctctctctctctctctctctctctctctctctctctctctctctctctctctctctctctctctctctctctctctcttctctctctctttctctttctctctctcttctctctctctctctctctctctctctctctctctctctctctctctctctctctctctctctctctctctctctctctctctctctctctctctctctctctctctctctctctccctctctctctctctctccctccctccctctctctctctctctctccctctctctctctctctcccctctctctctctctctccctctctctctctctctctcccctctctctctctctctctctctctctctctctctctctctctctctctctctctctctctctctctctctctctctctcttctctctctcctctctctcctctctctctctctctctctctctctctctctctctctctctctctctctctctctctctctctctctctctctctctctctcactctctctctctctctctctctctctctctctctctctctctctctctctttctctttctctctctttcccctctctcttttctctttcccctctcccttccccctccccttcccccttcccctctccttctctctcttcctccctctctccctccctccctccctccctccctccctccctccctccctccctccctccctctttctctccctttctccctccctctccctttctccctccctctctccctcccttcctctatcctcccccccccctgccttccctcccttaatAATCCAAGTTTTATCTCATAACCTCAAATGAAGAACAACTGCTGTCTCCCCTCCACAGGTTGTGGGTGAGAGCCGAGAGCTACCCCTCTATGGCTCGGGAGGCTTCCGGTTCCTATGGGATACAAAGTTTGATGCAGGCATGGTGGCCTTTCTGGAGTGTGTGGCTGAGTTCCAACAGCATGTAGAAGCACAGGGAGGCCAGGCAGCTCGCTTCTGCCTGCCATACAGGATCAACAAGCACTTCATTGAGGACCCTTCTTCAGGAAATTCTTTCTCAATCAAGTAGGTTTGTCAGTTTAGTCATGTGGCAGGTTTATACATTAgacaatgtttttttatttattaatttcatctttATGTATAAGTTATACTTCATTCTATTGATTTGTTGATTATAATTAATCTTAAAATATTTATTCTTATGCTCTGTTTATCTCATACTTAACCTGTAactgaaaaaatgataatttttatgtatatttaaaatgaAGAACCAGAAAGGGAAAATTTTCTAAACAGATATCCCTCCTATGTTATCATGAGCTTAAAATAACAAACTGTTTACCCAATTACCAAGAGGATTCTCTGGTCTGTTCAATGATGAAGGATATAGACTATTTAATTTGCAACTTTAATGCATTATTCCTTTGATGACagtatttattgttttcatcttttatttattaacaGGATGCAGTTTAACAGCGAGGAACAGTGGACAAAGGCACTCAAATTCCTTCTAACAAACCTCAAGTGGGGCCTCACCTGGGTGTCGTCTGCTCTCTTCTCGAGCACTCAGGGTGAAGGATAAGCACAAAAttggaatgaaaaagagaatcaGTGTGTGAATGGGATGGAAGATGACAGCCTGACTGCTTGTAAAGTGATATAGGATGATTGTGGTCGGGACtggatttatgcatatacatttttttttttctttttcttgtatattcttcttttcttttctttctttctctctttctttctttctttctttctttctttttttctttctttctttctttctttctttctttctttctttctttctttctttctttctttctttctttctttcttcctttctctttttctttctttcttccttccttccttccttccttccttccttccttccttccttccttcctttcttccttcttcttcttcctctattcttcttcttcttcttctttcttttttattagtgtGAGTTTGAGGATAGTTGATTTTAGGTGACTTAAATGTGAAGAAGTGATGTATAGTAAGTTTTggcaaatatattaattttattattttcacaatctGTTTGATGCAAAGGATTGGAAATTTTCTACACAAAAATGTCAAACACTGTTCCAAGTCAATAAAAATTTGCCTGTATTTTTGAA
Above is a window of Penaeus chinensis breed Huanghai No. 1 chromosome 26, ASM1920278v2, whole genome shotgun sequence DNA encoding:
- the LOC125039134 gene encoding beclin-1-like protein — translated: MDARVTVNFVCQRCLHPIQLDPGFSHLNEHILAELALPIFPGEEAEFDASEVDKLVPPLQLTDSGHHPHGFTLVGESGDTEKSQPLKVATGLYDLVSSNSDIDHPLCEECTDALLDLMDTTLSRTQRQAQMSQQLLNSLADMPDMDVTALESELKNLQAEEERLLSELSEVEAEQKAAREVLEKHEEEKARLEDEEERYWREYCTHKSQLTAMEDENRSLKSQLSYTQNQLEKLKKTNVFNTTFHIWHSGHFGTINNLRLGRLPTAPVTWPEINAAWGQTVLLLASLARKIGLKFSKHRLVPYGNHSYIEVVGESRELPLYGSGGFRFLWDTKFDAGMVAFLECVAEFQQHVEAQGGQAARFCLPYRINKHFIEDPSSGNSFSIKMQFNSEEQWTKALKFLLTNLKWGLTWVSSALFSSTQGEG